The segment TACAAATGAAAAAAGATCACCCATGTAAGAAATCACAGTACTTTAAAATTACACGAATGGGTGCAGATATAAAAATTAAGTGCGAAGGATGTGGGTCTGTTATTATGCTCACACGTCAAGATTTTGAAAAAAAATTAAAGAAAGTAATTGAAAGAAACGAGGAATTATAGATGGCATTAACAGCAGGAATTGTTGGATTACCAAACGTGGGTAAATCCACAGTATTTAACGCAATCACGAAATCACAGGTTGAAGCAGCAAACTATCCATTTGCGACGATTGCACCAAACGTAGGTGTTGTAAAGGTAAACGATCCACGACTCGACACAATTCAAAAATTTATTGAGTCTAAGAAGATTATTCCCACAACGTTTGAGTTTACGGATATTGCAGGACTTGTAAAGGGTGCATCAAAAGGTGAAGGTTTAGGGAACCAATTCCTATCAAACATTCGTGAAGTGGATGCCATCGTGCATGTTGTACGTTGTTTTGAGAATTCAGATATTGTGCATGAACATGGTGTTGTTGGTGATCCAATCTCTGATATTGAAATTATTGAAATTGAACTCATGCTTGCGGATTTACAAAGTGTAGAGAACCGAATTTCACGTGTAGGACGTAAAGCAAAATCGAATGATAAAGAAGCAATGGCAGAAATGAAGTTATTAGATCGTGCAAAGGAAACGCTTGAAAATAACCGTCCATTAAGCGATCTCAATTTGTCAGAAGATGATGAAAAACTTGCTCGTACGTTCCATTTCCTAACTATTAAACCTGTTATTTATGTAGCGAATATCGATGAAGACAGTCTTATGGATATTGAAAGTAACGAAATGTACCAAAAGGTTAAAGCGTATGCAGAAGCGCGATCATGTCGTGTGATTCCTGTATGTGCAAAAGTTGAAGAAGATTTATCAAGTCTTGAAGATGATGAAAAAGCAGCATTCTTGGCCGATTTAGGGGTTCAAGAAAGTGGATTGGATGTATTAGTTCGTAATAGCTATGAAATCTTAAACTTACGCACTTTCTTTACTGCGGGTCCACAAGAAATTCGTGCATGGACTTTTGTGAATGGCATGAAGGCACCACAATGTGCTGGGGTGATTCATACAGACTTTGAAAAAGGATTTATCCGATCCGAAACGTATAATGTGGAAGATTTGGAAGCGTTTGGAAGTGAACAAGCAATTAAAGAAGCAGGAAAAATGCGCTCTGAAGGAAAAGATTACGTCATGAAAGATGGCGACATCGTACACTTTAGATTTAATAATTAATAAAAGACCCCTTACAAAGGTGGGAACTGACCTAGTTCCGTGATTTGTCGAGGGGGTTTTATGTAAATAAAAAAAGAACCATGGATTTATTTTATGGTATAATGAAACAAAGGTAAGAGGAGGGAATCTTATGAAATTAGTATTAGCTATTGTTTCAAATGATGACAGTACTGTAGTTTCAAATGCTTTGAATAAAGAAAACTATCAAGTTACACGTCTCGCTACAACAGGTGGATTCTTACGAGCAGGAAATACAACACTTATTATTGGTGTTGATGATGATCGCGTCGAAGGATGTTTGGAAATCATTGGTAATGAATGTAGTAAACGTACGGAAGTTGTACCATCTACAGCCTCATATGATATCGGACGTTACGCATCATTCCCTGTGGAAGTTCAAGTTGGTGGCGCAACCGTGTTCGTCATGGATGTAGAGCAATTCCATAAACTTTAAAAAAGAAAGAACGATCTCGTTCTTTCTTTTTTAAATTAATTCAAAATATTCTGGCCAGCGATATTCCCGAATGGGCATGGGCCGATTATTATCAAAATAGAGGACAAGCGCAGGCTTAATGCCATTCCAGTTATCCACAATTTCAAAATGAGTGAGATGCCCATCGGCGATAAGTTGTTTTGCTTTCGCATGATAATTAAAATAAGCCATGATTTCCCCTGCTTTCACCCCTATTCTATACGATTTACATGAAAATATAAAGGCGGTAATACGATGAAACTGACACCAAATCTAATGGTTACGAATGTGAAAGAAAGTATTTTGTTTTACCAAACCGTTTTAGAGATGAATGTTTATGATCAAGTGGATACGGATTCAGTCCCGATCTTCGCGATTCTTGGTCGCGGCGAAACAACATTAATGCTTGAAGAAAAAAATACATTGATTGAAGAATATCCAACACTTCATACAGATTCGATTAATCCTTCTTTAACACTTTTTATTAAAGTCGATGATGTAGAGGCGGAATACAAACGGCTCAAAACACATCCAAATTTAATAAAGACACTCCATAAAACATTTTATGATACATGGGAATTTGCGTTAACAGATCCTGATGGTGTCGTCATTACCTTTGCCGGAGGTTCCTATGAAACCGGAAAAAATTAAAGACGTATGCCTTCAAAATAAAGGAACGGTGTATGACTTTAAAGATGAGTGGAATGCGGAACGCGCTCTTGTAGGTGGGAAAATGTATATGATGATGGGAACCAATAAAGAGGGAAATTCAATTGTAACGGTGAAAGCGGAACCCAGTGAAGGGGCACGCTATCGTGAAATGTATCCAGGAGTCATCACTGAAGGTTACTATATGAATAAAGTTCATTGGATTTCAATTCGTATGGATAAGGATGTGGATGAACCACTCATTGAAACACTTATTAACGAGTCGTATGAACTTATCTTTAAGAGTCTAACTAAGAAAATACAAAGTGAGATAAAATAAAAAGTTCCGCAAGGAACTTTTTATTTTGTTTTGTAATAACGTCGGTGTTCGAAAATTGACTCGAGTGAATATTTCGAAGCATCACCTTCAAGCAATTGATGACTGCCATCTGTAACCAACCGTGATTCAAATTGTTTTTCATAATCAGGAATTGATAACTTTGTACGCTGATCAAGGTCATCTTGATGTGTCATGCACAAGTGTTTTTTGTAATTAGGTTGTAAGATCCCCGAGAAGAACTCGCCCACGGCACCAGAACCATAACTGTATAAACCAATACGATCTCCAGCATTTAAGGATCCTTGTTCGAGGAGACTAAGTAAACTTAAGTAGAGCGAACCGGTATAAATATTACCCACTTGACGATTGTAGAGTGTACTTGTTTTAAAGTTTTCAAACAATGCAGGGTGTGTTGCTTCATCTGCGATAAGTTTGAGTGTTTTTAATCCAAGTTTCGTATAAGGAATATGGAAACAGATTGCTTTGAAATCCTCAAGATTTTGATCTGTTTTATTTAAATAATCTTCATATACGGTGGTGAATAGACGTTGGTACTGCTCATTTGAGTACTTCCCATCTACAAAAGCAACATCACTATAATTCGGTCTCCAGAAATCCCAAATATCATCTGAAAAATAAGATGCATCTGCTTCAAGGGTCATGATTTTTGGATGTGCACTGACTAACATTGCGACTGATCCAACACCTTGTGTTGCTTCACCTCCGGTGTTAAGGCCGTATCGCGAAATGTCACTTGCGATTACGAGAACTTTTTTATTGGGATTTAAAGCGATATGTCCTTTTGCAAGTTGAAGACCCGCAGTTGCTCCATAGCACGCTTGTTTAATTTCAATACAACGGGCAAAAGGGTTAATCCCCAATAATGTATGAATTGAGGTTGCGCCTGCTTTTGATTGGTCAATACCGGATTCTGTAGCGAGAATCACAAGGTCGATGGCCTCTTTATCCGCATCATCTAATATTTTTGAAGCGGCATTCGCCCCCAAAGTAACGGTATCCTGTGATAGTGGACAGACAGCTTGTAGATCTTGTCCAAGTCCGAGAATATATTTGTTTGGATCAATCCCGCGTGCTTGCGCGAGATCCGCCATATCAATATACGTTAATGGGGCATAAAACCCTATTTTATCAAGTCCAATTTCCATGGAATATCTCCTTTTTCAATATGCTTTCATTATAATAGTCTCTTGGCTAATAAGCAAAAATTATGTGTAATTCAAGAATAATTCACACGAAGTAGGGTATTTTAGGCATAAACTTATGGTATCTTGTGTGAAAATGAGCGCTTTTTACGCTCAAATGGTAAACTAGGGTTCGAGATAGAGATAGGCGTTAAGGAAAATGTTGTGTTTATAAATTGTAAACGGTATAATTGTCTAGCCGACATTTTAGAAGGAGTGATTTTTTGCGAGACGTAGTTATAGTCAGTGCTGCGCGCACTGCGATAGGTAAATTCGGGGGAAGCTTCTTGAAGACTTCAGCGGTAGAATTAGGGACTGCAGTAATTAAAGAAGCGATTCATCGTGCAAAGATTTCGCCGGAAGATGTTGAATACGTAGTAATGGGTAATGTCATCCAAACTGGATTGGGACAAAACCCTGCACGACAAGCATCGGTGTTTTCTGGAATTCCATATTCAACACCTGCCATGACCATCAATGAGATGTGTGGATCGGGGATGAAGTCAATTCATCTTGGAATGCAATCCATTATGCTTGGTGAAAAGGATGTTGTAGTTGTGGGTGGTTTTGAGAATATGTCACAAGCGCCTCATATAATAAAAAATGGTCGCTTTGGTTCGAAATTTCAAAACTTAGAGACAGAAGATACAATTCAAAAAGATGGTTTTGTTGATGCGTTTACCAATGAGTTGATGGGTGTGACAGCAGAAACGGTTGCTGAACAGTTTCATATATCGCGTGAGGATCAAGATGCATTTGCATTAGAATCTCAAATACGTGCAACGCGTGCACTTGAGGCGGGACTGTTTAAAGATGAAATTGTTCCTGTTAATAACGGACGTGAACTTATTGATACGGATGAGTTTATCCGAACAAATTCAACCCTGAAAGGACTCCAACGATTAAAACCTAGTTTTAAATTAGACGGAACGGTTACTGCTGGAAATGCATCCGGGGTTAATGATGGTGCTGCTGCACTGATTTTAATGAGCCGTGAAAAGGCTGAAGCGATGGATTTAGAGATAATTGCGACAATTAAAGGTTTCTCAGAAGTTGGGGTTGAACCCGAAATCATGGGATACGCACCTTACTATGCTGTAAAATCTTTAGTTGAGAAAACAAATACTGATTTAAATACCGTTGATCGTTTTGAATTAAACGAAGCATTTGCTTCACAATCCTTAGCGGTTTGTCGTGACTTAAATTTAGATTTAGATAAAGTGAATGTTAATGGGGGTGCGATTTCAATTGGTCATCCAATTGGTGCATCGGGCGCGCGTATTATGGTTACTTTAATCTATGAATTAATTCATTCAAATACAAAACGAGGAATTGCATCGTTATGTATTGGTGGCGGCATGGGTGTCGCAATGATGATTGAACGTGAAGAACCTACTAAGTAGGTTCTTTTTTGCAGGGATTATCGCGGTTGTTTAATATTTAATCCTTGACATAACCATGCTATAATAGTATGGAATTTGGAAAGAGGTACTAAAAATGAAAAAAGTTAGAGTTAGATATGCACCAAGTCCAACAGGATTTCTTCATATCGGTAACGCACGTACAGCGTTATTTGATTATTTAGTGGCAAAACATCACGGTGGTGATTTTGTCCTACGTATTGAGGATACAGACATTGAACGTAATGTTGAGGGCGGTGAGGAATCACAACTTTATTTCTTAAACTGGTTAGGGATTGTACCTGATGAATCTCCAGACAAACCAAAACCAGAATATGCTCCATATCGTCAAATGGAACGTTTAGAAATTTATAATGAATATGTGGAAAAGTTATTAGCGAGCGGTGATGCTTACAAGTGTTACTGTACTACGGAAGAACTTGATGAAGATTATAAGCGTCAAGTTGCGGCAGGACACCAATCAACACGCTACAGCCGTACGTGTCTTCACCTTGATGATGAAACCAAACAACGTTATGAAACAGAACAACGTCCTTACTCTGTAAGGTTGCGCGTTCCAACGGATGCGACATATACTTTTAATGATATGGTTCGTGGTGAAATCTCATTTGAGTCAAAAGATATCGGTGACTGGGTTATTGTGAAGTCAAATGGTATTCCTACCTATAACTTTGCGGTTGTTATTGATGATCACTTGATGGAAATCTCCCATGTATTCCGTGGTGAAGAGCACATTTCAAATACACCAAAACAAATGATGTTATATGAAATGTTTGGATGGGATATTCCGCTATTTGGACATATGACTTTAATCGTTAATGAAAACGGTAAGAAGTTATCCAAACGTGATAATTCAGTTATGCAATACATCAGTCAATATAAAGATCAAGGGTATCTTCCTGAAGCAATGTTTAACTTTATGGCACTGCTTGGTTGGTCACCAAAGGGAGAAAAAGAACTCTTTACACATGAAGAACTCATTGCAGAATTTAGTGAGGATCGTTTATCAAAAGCGCCATCCATGTTTGATGTTACAAAACTTACTTGGATGAATCATCAATACTTAAAAGAAAAAGAAGATGGTGAATGGCTAAGCTTTGTGAGACCATTTGCGGAAGCAGCACACGATCTTACAAACAAAGACGAAGCGTGGATTGAAAAGTGTTTACTTCTCTTTAAAGAACAATTGCAATATGGTGCAGAAATCGGTTCATTAATCGAACCCTACTTTGTTGAACCAGAATTAACCGATTCAGAAAAAGAAGTTTTAGAGTGGGAAACAACACCTGTGGTTGCACAAGCATTCTTGAATAATTTACCAGAATCATGGGATGTGGATTCACTGAAAGAAGCATTTAATGCTGCGAAAACTGAATCTGGACTTAAAGGAAAACCGTTATTTATGGGATTACGTGTTAGTGCAACGCATCAAACACATGGACCTGATTTAATGAGTGCGTTATATCTTTTAGGTCGAGACGTTGTTGAAAAACGTTTAAATGAATACATCAATAAAATTTAAACCAACTTCCGAGCACAAGGTCTTACGAGATCCTGTGCACGGATACATTCATGTACATCATCAAGTTATTTGGGATCTGATTAACTCACCAGAATTTCAAAGACTAAGACGCATCCATCAATTAGGTGGAACAAATCAAGTTTATCATGGCGCAGAACATTCGCGTTTCTCTCATTCAGTTGGAGTATACGAAGTGGTTCGCTTAATGATTGAAAATGTGAACGGATTGTCGGATACACTTTCAGATTTGGAACATATTGCATTATTATGTGCCGGTTTGCTTCATGATGTGGGTCATGGCCCTTTTTCTCATGCTTTCGAATCTGTGACATCGGTTAATCACGAAAAGTTTACGGATCGAATTATTCTAGAGGACACACAGGTTCATAAGATTCTTGTTGAGGCGCATCCAGAGTTGCCGCAACTGGTTGCAGATATTATCGCGCACCGTCATTCGCGCAAACTCTTGACACAAATTATTTCAAGTCAATTGGATGCAGATCGCATGGATTATCTCCTGCGTGATTCATACTTTACGGGTGTTAGTTATGGTGAATTTGATTTATCTCGTATTTTAAGAACACTTATTGTAATTGATGATAAGCTTGTGGTAAAAGAGAGTGGAATTCATGCGGTTGAAGACTATATTATGGCTCGCTATCAGATGTACTGGCAGGTCTACCTTCATCCAACGTCACGAAGTTTTGAGATGATTCTTTTCGCAATTTTTGAACGAATGAAAGATTTGGTTCATGAGGGTAAAGCATTAGGGAATGAGTTATCGTTTTTCAAACCCTTTGTTTCGGGGGGGGAAATTAGTACTCAAGAACATTTTGAATTGGATGAATCGACCTGCTATGCCGGATTTATGTCCTTAACGAAATCTAAAGATCCCATCCTAAAAGACTTAGCGTTACGTCTTTTAAATCGTAAACTCTTTAAATATGAAGATCTCGAGTCTTCACAACAATTTGATGCGATTAAAGAACGGGTACAAAGTGCCGGTTTTGATAATCGCTACTATGTTATTAGTGATCAACAATCGCAAATCCTTTATTCACCTTATGTTGAAAATGGTGAAGAGGGGTTATGGGTTGTCCTAAAAAACGGTACACTTGTAGAATTAACCAGCGCATCCTCAATCGTTCGGGGATTCGCGACGGGTGAAAAGAAACAGGACGAAAAGATTTTCTACCCTGAGGAGGTATAATCATGAAAAAACAAACATATATCAATATTCGTGAAAAGGTGATGAATGAATTGCCTGAAAAGACAGTTACGTTTTTATTCAGCGGATGCGGCGTTCGTCGTTCAGCAGATGCGGAATACCCTTTCTCAGCGAATCGAAACTTTTATTATGTAACCGGTATTGAAGAACCTGAAGCGGTTGTTGTTTTTGAAAAAGAAACAAATCATGAAATCCTATTTTTACGTGAAATTAATCCAGACATGGAAAAATGGGTAGGATATTTTATGACAAAAGAAGAAGCGCAAACAATTTCGGGGATTGAAGATGTCCGTTACTTTAATGAATTTGATGCGTATGTAACATCAGTTTTAGATTCAGGACTCTCAATTGGAGTTGATATGGATCACGATACCATTGGCGATGTTGAACATTCATCCGGTCTTGTCTTTGCGGATGCGGTAGGCGAAGAAAATGTTGTGGATATTTTTGAATGTCTTGTACGTTGTCGCCAAATGAAACATCCTGAAGAAGTGGAAGCCATTCGTCACGCGATTGATGTAACGGATCATGCAATCAAAGCAATGGTAGAAGAAATGAAACCAGGTGCCAATGAAAATGACATGGCTGCGCGCTTTTTATATGAAGGCAATAAGGCCCACGGCGATTTAATGTTTGACACAATTTGCGCAAGTGGTAAGAATGCGACCGTGCTTCATTACATTTCAAACAATCAACCGTTAAATGATGGCGAACTTGTTTTACTTGACTTAGGCATTCGTGTTAATGGTTATGGTGCCGATATTTCTCGTACGTTCCCAATCAATGGAACGTTTACACCACGCCAAAAAGAAGTTTATCAAGAAGTCTTGAATACGTTCCACATCATTAATGAATCGGTTAAACCTGGTATTTCAATTATGGAATTAAATGAAATCTCAAAAGAAACATTAGGACAATCATGTATTAAACTCGGACTAATCGATAATATTGAGGAAGTAGGGCGTTACTACTATCACAGTATTGGTCATTCACTTGGTTTGGACACACATGATGTTTGGATTGATCGTGGCCAACCCTTAGTACCGGGTAATGTTATTACAAATGAACCGGGCCTCTATATCGCTGAAGAAGGTATTGGAATTCGCATTGAAACAGACCTACTTGTAACGGAAAATGGATGTGAAGATTTAGCCCCACAAATCATGCGAGAAATAAGTGAAATCGAAGCGTATTTTGTGAAGTAATGTGAATGTAAAATGAAAGTGTGTGTATTGAAGCACACTTTTTTACTTTATGTAATAAACATGTTGACATTGTTGTTCAAAGCCATATAATACATAGGTGAAATACGTAAGGGGGATCTCCATTAAAACTAAAGTCACTATTAAGCAAAAGTCTCGTGATGAATCCATTCATCACACCGATACCCAAGCCGATCTCATAAACTATGGACCGTATCAACGCATAATGTATGACGAAGAAGATGCATATGTTATTCTTGATTTCACCAATGATGAAGTATCATTTAAGCGGCAAGGGGAATGGTTAACACAAGGTGTTTTCTGTAAAGGCGAACAAACAGAGTTGCTCGTCTCAAGCGCACAGGGAATTATCGTGTTCGAGGTTGAAGTAGAAACATTAGAAATTAGAAGTGGTCTTCTTTATATGAGGTATCATTTGAAGCAAGCTGGGTCACACGTTGATACGCTTGAATTCGAATGTAGGTGGGAACCGGAGGTATAAACTATGTCATCAAAATCATTAAGTGATATTGCATATGAAAAATTAAAACGAAAACGTAAGGAAATTGTATTTAGTAAATTATGGAAAGAAGTCGCTGAAGAAGTGAATTTTTCTGAGGAAATTTCAAAACGAAAAGTGGCATCATTCTATAATGCAATGATGATGGATTCACGATTTATCTCATTAGAAGGAAATAAATGGGATTTACGCGAACGTCATACTTTAGAAAGTTTACAAATCGACCCTGATTTATTAGATACTTATGACGATTATGATGAAGATTGCGAAGAATTTGAGATTGTTCCAAGCATTGAAGAAGAATAATTGAAGTCTTTGGTTGAACTCATATATTAAGTTTGCTAAAATATAAAAGGGCAGCAGCTTCCAAATTTATTGGGAGCTTTTATTTTTGTAGTAGAAGGAGATTAGACATGGCAACAAAGTATATATTCGTAACCGGAGGTGTTGTATCCGGAATTGGTAAAGGAATTATCGCTTCATCGATAGGGCGATTGCTCAAAAATCGTGGCATGAAAGTGTTCATGCAAAAGTTTGATCCATACATTAACGTAGACCCAGGAACAATGTCACCATACCAACATGGTGAGGTTTTCGTAACGAAAGATGGTGCCGAAACAGACTTAGACTTAGGTCACTATGAGCGCTTCATTGATGAAGAGTTAACGAGAAATGCCAGCATTACTACAGGTCGTGTCTACTCAAGTGTTATTAATAAGGAACGAAAAGGTGCATATTTAGGTGCAACAGTTCAAGTTATTCCACATATCACAGATGAAATTAAAAATAAAATCTATGATGCTGGAAAAGAATCGGGAGCGGATGTTGTTATCACTGAAATTGGTGGTACAGTAGGGGACATTGAATCACTTCCATTTTTAGAAGCGGTACGTCAAGTCCATGCGGAAAATAAAACTGAGGATGTTGTGTTTGTTCATACAACACTCATTCCTAAGGTTCCTGCAAGTAACGAATTCAAAACAAAACCAACACAACATAGTTTTAAAGAACTCATGTCACACGGTATCAAAGCAAATATTATTGTTACACGTTGTGATGAGCCTTTAACACAAGATATGAAGAATAAGATTGCGCTTTTCTGTGATGTGAATGAGAATGGAATTATTGAATCACGCAATGTGGAAAACTTATACGAACTTCCACTTTCTTTCGAAGCGCAAGGACTTGATAATTATATTCTTCATAAATTTGGTTTAGGTGATTTACCTGCAGCTGACATGACAGAATGGTCTGCGATGATTGACAGTGCAAAAAACCTACAACATAAAGTTAAAATTGGTCTTGTTGGGAAGTACGTTCAGCTTCATGATGCTTATTTATCTGTGAGCGAAGCACTCTTACATGCGGGTTATGCATGCAGCAGTGAAATTGAAGTTGAATGGATTGACTCAGCTGAGATTACAGCCGAGAATGTTACAGAAACACTTAAGGGGTTAGATGGTATTCTTGTACCTGGAGGATTTGGATTACGTGGTGTAGAAGGTAAAATTTTAGCCGCGCAATATGCACGAGAAAATAATGTTCCGTACTTTGGAATTTGTTTAGGAATGCAAGTAGCGATGATCGAGTTTGGTCGTAATGTATGCGATTTAGAAGGTGCACATTCAACCGAACTGGTACCGGAAACGAATTATCCTGTAATTGATCTTATGGAAGACCAATTACAACACACAGATCTTGGTGGTACATTACGTTTAGGTAATTATTCATGTCAACTTGATCATGAGGGTAAGGTGTATGATCTTTACAATCATGAGGATGTTATTTTTGAACGTCATCGTCATCGTTATGAATTTAATAATAAATATCGTGAGCAATTTGAGAAGGCTGGAGTACGCTTCAGTGGATTAAGTCCTGATGGTCAACTCGTGGAAATTATTGAGCTTAAAGACCATGATTATTTCGTGGCATGTCAATATCATCCAGAGTTTAAGTCAAGACCAAACCGTTCACATCCATTATTCTACGGATTTGTGAATGCGTCTTTGCAATTTGCGAAAAAAAGAGTAGAATAGATATATAAATAGGAGGAATTTATTATTATGGCATTAGTATCAGCTAAAGGCATTTTGGAAGCAGCACGTGACGGACACTACGCTGTACCAGCAATCAACATTAATAACTTAGAGTGGACAAAAGCAGTTCTTCTTCAAGCAGAAGAAATGAAATCACCAATCTTGTTAGCAGTATCAGAAGGTGCTGGTAAATATATGACAGGTTACAAAACAATCGTTGGTATGGTAAACGGTATGTTAGAAGAACTAAATATTACAGTTCCAGTAGCATTACACTTAGACCACGGTAGTTTTGAAGGTGCTAAAGAATGCATCGAAGCAGGATTCACATCAGTAATGTATGATGGATCACACTTACCATTCGAAGAAAACTTAGCACAAACAAAAGCAATCGTTGAATTAGCACATTCAAAAGGTGTTTCAGTTGAAGCTGAAGTAGGTTCAATCGGTGGAGAAGAAGACGGAATCATCGGTACAGGTGAACTTGCAGACCCTGCAGAATGTAAAA is part of the Erysipelothrix piscisicarius genome and harbors:
- a CDS encoding MmcQ/YjbR family DNA-binding protein, whose protein sequence is MKPEKIKDVCLQNKGTVYDFKDEWNAERALVGGKMYMMMGTNKEGNSIVTVKAEPSEGARYREMYPGVITEGYYMNKVHWISIRMDKDVDEPLIETLINESYELIFKSLTKKIQSEIK
- a CDS encoding aminopeptidase P family protein is translated as MKKQTYINIREKVMNELPEKTVTFLFSGCGVRRSADAEYPFSANRNFYYVTGIEEPEAVVVFEKETNHEILFLREINPDMEKWVGYFMTKEEAQTISGIEDVRYFNEFDAYVTSVLDSGLSIGVDMDHDTIGDVEHSSGLVFADAVGEENVVDIFECLVRCRQMKHPEEVEAIRHAIDVTDHAIKAMVEEMKPGANENDMAARFLYEGNKAHGDLMFDTICASGKNATVLHYISNNQPLNDGELVLLDLGIRVNGYGADISRTFPINGTFTPRQKEVYQEVLNTFHIINESVKPGISIMELNEISKETLGQSCIKLGLIDNIEEVGRYYYHSIGHSLGLDTHDVWIDRGQPLVPGNVITNEPGLYIAEEGIGIRIETDLLVTENGCEDLAPQIMREISEIEAYFVK
- the ychF gene encoding redox-regulated ATPase YchF; this translates as MALTAGIVGLPNVGKSTVFNAITKSQVEAANYPFATIAPNVGVVKVNDPRLDTIQKFIESKKIIPTTFEFTDIAGLVKGASKGEGLGNQFLSNIREVDAIVHVVRCFENSDIVHEHGVVGDPISDIEIIEIELMLADLQSVENRISRVGRKAKSNDKEAMAEMKLLDRAKETLENNRPLSDLNLSEDDEKLARTFHFLTIKPVIYVANIDEDSLMDIESNEMYQKVKAYAEARSCRVIPVCAKVEEDLSSLEDDEKAAFLADLGVQESGLDVLVRNSYEILNLRTFFTAGPQEIRAWTFVNGMKAPQCAGVIHTDFEKGFIRSETYNVEDLEAFGSEQAIKEAGKMRSEGKDYVMKDGDIVHFRFNN
- the gltX gene encoding glutamate--tRNA ligase, with translation MKKVRVRYAPSPTGFLHIGNARTALFDYLVAKHHGGDFVLRIEDTDIERNVEGGEESQLYFLNWLGIVPDESPDKPKPEYAPYRQMERLEIYNEYVEKLLASGDAYKCYCTTEELDEDYKRQVAAGHQSTRYSRTCLHLDDETKQRYETEQRPYSVRLRVPTDATYTFNDMVRGEISFESKDIGDWVIVKSNGIPTYNFAVVIDDHLMEISHVFRGEEHISNTPKQMMLYEMFGWDIPLFGHMTLIVNENGKKLSKRDNSVMQYISQYKDQGYLPEAMFNFMALLGWSPKGEKELFTHEELIAEFSEDRLSKAPSMFDVTKLTWMNHQYLKEKEDGEWLSFVRPFAEAAHDLTNKDEAWIEKCLLLFKEQLQYGAEIGSLIEPYFVEPELTDSEKEVLEWETTPVVAQAFLNNLPESWDVDSLKEAFNAAKTESGLKGKPLFMGLRVSATHQTHGPDLMSALYLLGRDVVEKRLNEYINKI
- a CDS encoding hydroxymethylglutaryl-CoA synthase, with the translated sequence MEIGLDKIGFYAPLTYIDMADLAQARGIDPNKYILGLGQDLQAVCPLSQDTVTLGANAASKILDDADKEAIDLVILATESGIDQSKAGATSIHTLLGINPFARCIEIKQACYGATAGLQLAKGHIALNPNKKVLVIASDISRYGLNTGGEATQGVGSVAMLVSAHPKIMTLEADASYFSDDIWDFWRPNYSDVAFVDGKYSNEQYQRLFTTVYEDYLNKTDQNLEDFKAICFHIPYTKLGLKTLKLIADEATHPALFENFKTSTLYNRQVGNIYTGSLYLSLLSLLEQGSLNAGDRIGLYSYGSGAVGEFFSGILQPNYKKHLCMTHQDDLDQRTKLSIPDYEKQFESRLVTDGSHQLLEGDASKYSLESIFEHRRYYKTK
- a CDS encoding thermostable hemolysin delta-VPH; translation: MAYFNYHAKAKQLIADGHLTHFEIVDNWNGIKPALVLYFDNNRPMPIREYRWPEYFELI
- a CDS encoding DUF951 domain-containing protein — translated: MIDKTYGLGDIVQMKKDHPCKKSQYFKITRMGADIKIKCEGCGSVIMLTRQDFEKKLKKVIERNEEL
- a CDS encoding HD domain-containing protein; this translates as MNTSIKFKPTSEHKVLRDPVHGYIHVHHQVIWDLINSPEFQRLRRIHQLGGTNQVYHGAEHSRFSHSVGVYEVVRLMIENVNGLSDTLSDLEHIALLCAGLLHDVGHGPFSHAFESVTSVNHEKFTDRIILEDTQVHKILVEAHPELPQLVADIIAHRHSRKLLTQIISSQLDADRMDYLLRDSYFTGVSYGEFDLSRILRTLIVIDDKLVVKESGIHAVEDYIMARYQMYWQVYLHPTSRSFEMILFAIFERMKDLVHEGKALGNELSFFKPFVSGGEISTQEHFELDESTCYAGFMSLTKSKDPILKDLALRLLNRKLFKYEDLESSQQFDAIKERVQSAGFDNRYYVISDQQSQILYSPYVENGEEGLWVVLKNGTLVELTSASSIVRGFATGEKKQDEKIFYPEEV
- a CDS encoding cyclic-di-AMP receptor; protein product: MKLVLAIVSNDDSTVVSNALNKENYQVTRLATTGGFLRAGNTTLIIGVDDDRVEGCLEIIGNECSKRTEVVPSTASYDIGRYASFPVEVQVGGATVFVMDVEQFHKL
- a CDS encoding VOC family protein; the encoded protein is MKLTPNLMVTNVKESILFYQTVLEMNVYDQVDTDSVPIFAILGRGETTLMLEEKNTLIEEYPTLHTDSINPSLTLFIKVDDVEAEYKRLKTHPNLIKTLHKTFYDTWEFALTDPDGVVITFAGGSYETGKN
- a CDS encoding acetyl-CoA C-acetyltransferase; its protein translation is MRDVVIVSAARTAIGKFGGSFLKTSAVELGTAVIKEAIHRAKISPEDVEYVVMGNVIQTGLGQNPARQASVFSGIPYSTPAMTINEMCGSGMKSIHLGMQSIMLGEKDVVVVGGFENMSQAPHIIKNGRFGSKFQNLETEDTIQKDGFVDAFTNELMGVTAETVAEQFHISREDQDAFALESQIRATRALEAGLFKDEIVPVNNGRELIDTDEFIRTNSTLKGLQRLKPSFKLDGTVTAGNASGVNDGAAALILMSREKAEAMDLEIIATIKGFSEVGVEPEIMGYAPYYAVKSLVEKTNTDLNTVDRFELNEAFASQSLAVCRDLNLDLDKVNVNGGAISIGHPIGASGARIMVTLIYELIHSNTKRGIASLCIGGGMGVAMMIEREEPTK